A region of Nostoc sp. 'Peltigera membranacea cyanobiont' N6 DNA encodes the following proteins:
- a CDS encoding response regulator transcription factor produces the protein MSKIRIALIEDHDLTRVGIRTALIQKDEIEVVGEAANAAEGLKMLKMVQPDIAIVDIGLPDKDGIELTREVKSTANGQQLATKVLILTLRDNKEAVLAAFAAGADSYCMKDIKFDNLLEAVRVTYNGNAWIDPAIARIVLQQAQQNPQKLESAFVDTKTIASNPDYVENLEGIQPYTLTERELEVLQLIVEGCSNALIAERLYITVGTVKTHVRNILNKLCADDRTQAAVRALRSGLVG, from the coding sequence ATGAGTAAAATTCGTATCGCTCTGATTGAAGATCACGATCTAACTCGTGTGGGTATTCGGACAGCGCTAATCCAAAAGGATGAAATTGAAGTTGTAGGTGAAGCTGCCAATGCTGCCGAGGGGCTAAAGATGTTAAAAATGGTACAACCTGATATTGCCATCGTAGATATTGGTTTACCAGACAAAGATGGCATTGAGCTAACACGGGAGGTAAAATCTACTGCTAATGGACAGCAACTAGCTACAAAAGTGTTAATTTTGACGCTGCGGGATAACAAAGAAGCTGTGTTGGCAGCTTTTGCGGCTGGTGCAGACTCTTACTGTATGAAAGATATCAAATTTGATAATTTGCTGGAAGCAGTGAGAGTAACTTACAATGGCAACGCTTGGATCGATCCAGCGATCGCTCGAATTGTATTACAACAAGCGCAACAAAATCCTCAAAAGTTAGAATCGGCTTTTGTAGATACTAAGACTATTGCCTCTAACCCTGATTATGTCGAGAATCTGGAAGGAATTCAACCTTACACCCTGACAGAAAGGGAATTAGAAGTGTTACAGTTGATTGTCGAAGGTTGTAGTAATGCACTAATTGCGGAAAGACTTTACATCACTGTTGGGACTGTAAAAACTCACGTTCGCAATATTTTGAATAAGCTATGTGCCGATGACCGTACCCAAGCAGCAGTCCGGGCCTTGCGCTCTGGGTTAGTTGGGTAA
- a CDS encoding ABC transporter ATP-binding protein, whose translation MPNIISTTDSLVHNPVPKSTIIRLENIYKIYGSGETEVKALNKVNLTINEGEYCSIMGPSGSGKSTAMNIIGCLDRPTGGHYYLDNIDVAQMDDRSLAHIRNKKLGFVFQQFHLLPQLTALENTILPMLYAGVNPKERSDRATVALTRVGLANRLNNKPTQLSGGQQQRVAIARAIVNRPVVLLADEPTGALDSRTTQEVLDIFSELNASGITVVMVTHEPEVARQTQRIVWFRDGEIVHSNLTPADLSNLSVS comes from the coding sequence ATGCCAAATATTATTTCAACTACAGATTCTCTAGTTCACAATCCCGTACCAAAATCGACAATTATCCGTTTGGAGAATATTTATAAAATATATGGCAGTGGCGAAACTGAGGTTAAAGCACTCAACAAAGTCAATTTGACTATCAATGAGGGTGAATATTGTTCAATTATGGGGCCTTCTGGTTCAGGTAAATCCACAGCGATGAATATTATTGGCTGTCTAGACCGACCCACAGGCGGACATTATTACTTAGATAATATTGATGTGGCGCAGATGGACGATCGCTCGTTAGCGCACATTCGCAACAAAAAGCTGGGGTTTGTCTTCCAACAATTCCATTTATTGCCCCAACTCACAGCATTAGAAAATACGATCCTGCCAATGTTGTATGCTGGTGTGAATCCCAAAGAAAGAAGCGATCGCGCAACGGTTGCATTGACGCGGGTAGGTTTAGCAAATCGCCTCAACAACAAACCAACTCAACTATCTGGTGGACAACAACAAAGAGTAGCGATCGCCCGAGCGATCGTCAATCGCCCTGTAGTACTCCTAGCCGATGAACCCACAGGCGCACTTGATTCGCGCACAACCCAAGAAGTCTTAGATATTTTTAGCGAACTCAATGCCAGTGGAATCACCGTTGTTATGGTAACTCATGAGCCAGAAGTTGCCCGCCAAACCCAGCGCATCGTTTGGTTCCGCGATGGTGAAATAGTACACTCCAACCTCACCCCAGCCGACTTGAGTAACCTTTCTGTGTCATAA
- a CDS encoding tRNA-dihydrouridine synthase family protein — MSSQVSLPQSLHPYLPLTALAPMQDVTNLWFMKVIAQYGSPDYFFTEYFRVNDTSRLNRSILTAITENDTGRPVFAQMIGESIPDLVRTAIDLCRYNIAGVDLNMGCPAPRIYRKNVGGGLLLLPEKVDRILAELRQAVNDRPLTVKMRLGFANTDTFYEILDTINRHSIDLLSLHGRTVKDMYHGAVKYDLIAEAVRRVNCPVLANGNIYSATTAIEVLSQTGAAGVMVGRWAIGNPWIFSQIRQALRFEPIVPVPLIEVRNYIDRLSQTPTAANMPERSRAGYLKMFLNYIALSVDAEGHFLRLMRQTSTELELLNLCDRLLLADSTKTLALAPYSGV, encoded by the coding sequence ATGTCGTCCCAGGTATCGCTCCCCCAATCGCTCCATCCATACCTACCTCTCACCGCTCTTGCACCGATGCAGGACGTGACAAACCTCTGGTTTATGAAGGTCATTGCCCAGTACGGCAGCCCTGACTACTTCTTCACCGAGTATTTCCGCGTCAATGATACCTCACGGCTTAATCGTAGCATTCTGACAGCAATTACCGAAAACGACACGGGTCGCCCCGTTTTTGCTCAAATGATCGGCGAAAGTATTCCAGACTTAGTAAGAACAGCAATTGATCTCTGCCGCTATAACATTGCTGGAGTTGACTTGAACATGGGCTGTCCAGCACCTAGAATCTATCGCAAAAATGTTGGGGGTGGATTGCTTCTCTTACCAGAAAAAGTGGATCGGATTTTGGCAGAATTGCGGCAAGCAGTCAACGATCGACCTTTGACCGTCAAGATGCGCCTTGGCTTTGCAAATACAGATACCTTTTACGAAATTCTAGATACGATCAATCGCCACAGCATAGATTTGCTGAGTTTGCATGGTCGCACGGTGAAAGATATGTACCACGGGGCAGTGAAATATGATTTGATTGCTGAGGCAGTCAGACGAGTCAATTGTCCAGTGCTTGCCAATGGCAATATCTACTCTGCGACAACTGCAATTGAAGTGCTTTCTCAAACGGGCGCGGCGGGTGTGATGGTGGGACGCTGGGCAATCGGCAATCCTTGGATTTTTAGTCAAATTCGGCAGGCTTTGCGTTTTGAGCCGATTGTGCCCGTTCCTTTAATAGAGGTACGCAACTATATCGATCGTTTATCGCAAACCCCAACAGCAGCAAATATGCCAGAGCGATCGCGTGCCGGCTACCTGAAAATGTTCCTCAACTACATTGCCCTGAGTGTTGACGCTGAAGGGCATTTCCTGCGACTGATGCGACAAACCTCTACTGAGTTAGAACTGTTGAACCTGTGCGATCGCCTTCTCCTTGCTGATAGTACCAAAACTTTAGCCCTGGCACCCTACTCAGGTGTGTAG
- a CDS encoding HAD-IA family hydrolase, which yields MTPKVIIFDFDGTIADTVDALVSIANRLAVDFGFIHISPEQLALLKNLTSREIIKYSGVSLFKIPFLVKKVKGELKNKIPELKPIPGIKEALIELQNQGYKLGIITSNSKDNVTQFLTINDLNHLFDFIYSGITIFGKTTIINNVLKQKQLQPEEVIYVGDETRDIEASKKANIQVIAVTWGFNSPEVLAKQNPDYLIQQPSELLEVMNGC from the coding sequence ATGACCCCGAAAGTAATTATCTTTGATTTTGATGGCACTATTGCTGATACAGTAGATGCCCTTGTAAGTATTGCCAATCGTCTAGCTGTAGACTTTGGTTTTATACACATAAGTCCAGAGCAATTAGCCCTCCTTAAAAACTTAACATCGAGGGAAATTATTAAGTACTCAGGAGTTTCTCTATTTAAAATACCTTTTCTAGTTAAAAAAGTTAAAGGAGAATTAAAAAACAAGATCCCAGAATTAAAACCAATTCCGGGAATTAAAGAAGCATTAATAGAACTGCAAAATCAAGGATATAAACTCGGCATTATCACTTCTAATTCTAAAGATAATGTTACGCAGTTTCTCACCATCAATGATTTAAATCACCTGTTTGATTTTATCTACTCAGGAATTACAATTTTTGGCAAAACAACCATAATCAATAATGTATTGAAGCAAAAGCAACTCCAACCTGAAGAAGTTATTTATGTCGGAGATGAAACCAGAGATATAGAAGCATCAAAGAAAGCAAATATCCAAGTTATTGCAGTAACTTGGGGTTTTAACTCGCCGGAAGTACTAGCCAAACAAAATCCAGATTATTTAATTCAGCAACCTAGCGAACTGCTAGAAGTAATGAATGGTTGTTAG
- a CDS encoding ketosteroid isomerase family protein has product MTSAEFISPAQLKEEFQIEGITETSVLRYFETLNAGEFEATAALFAVEGVMHPPFESDIVGTDAIAAYLKKEGQNVKAYPNTGIAETLETGEIQVQVTGKAQTSWCSVNVLWLFILNQQRQILYTRIKLLASPQELLSLRREK; this is encoded by the coding sequence ATGACCTCTGCTGAATTTATATCCCCAGCACAGTTGAAAGAAGAATTCCAGATTGAGGGAATTACAGAAACAAGTGTACTGCGTTATTTTGAAACCTTGAATGCAGGAGAATTTGAGGCAACTGCTGCCTTATTTGCGGTAGAGGGTGTGATGCATCCGCCATTTGAATCTGATATTGTGGGGACAGATGCGATCGCAGCCTATTTAAAAAAAGAAGGACAAAACGTTAAAGCTTACCCCAACACAGGAATAGCCGAGACTTTAGAAACCGGTGAGATCCAAGTCCAGGTGACAGGGAAAGCCCAAACTTCGTGGTGTAGTGTAAATGTTTTGTGGTTATTTATCCTCAACCAACAACGGCAAATTTTATATACTCGAATCAAACTTTTAGCTTCTCCCCAAGAGTTACTTTCTTTACGTCGTGAAAAGTAG
- a CDS encoding orange carotenoid protein N-terminal domain-containing protein: MTASYDKTISQAQSDETQKLVDAFNALDTDAKLAWFYLVYKKMGDSITPAAPAAAEPELAPLLLGDYFELSDEQQLDIMRDIVNRKDTEYSRAYGAIKENNQLLVWYAWAVAMGDKVVGLPASYQPAKVINDLVSQIEGLDFEEQMSVFRTIAGEFGYTDVKPIATQAETGKTSSL, from the coding sequence ATGACTGCAAGTTACGACAAAACTATTTCTCAAGCCCAGAGCGATGAAACTCAAAAATTGGTGGACGCGTTTAACGCCTTAGATACCGATGCCAAATTAGCTTGGTTCTATCTTGTTTATAAAAAGATGGGTGATTCAATTACGCCAGCTGCTCCTGCTGCGGCTGAACCAGAATTAGCACCACTTTTGCTAGGAGATTATTTTGAATTATCCGATGAGCAGCAACTAGATATTATGCGGGATATTGTTAACCGCAAAGATACAGAATATTCTCGTGCTTATGGGGCGATCAAAGAAAACAACCAGTTGTTAGTTTGGTATGCTTGGGCAGTAGCTATGGGAGATAAGGTGGTTGGATTACCTGCTAGCTACCAGCCAGCTAAGGTGATTAATGATTTGGTTTCCCAAATTGAAGGACTAGATTTTGAAGAACAAATGTCAGTGTTTCGGACAATAGCTGGTGAATTTGGTTACACCGATGTTAAGCCGATCGCAACGCAAGCAGAAACTGGTAAAACGTCGAGTTTGTAA
- a CDS encoding ATP-binding protein yields MKSELHVPSDLNFLNIVENWLLGCLKIQLGESVDWSRQSSRLRLALVEAYSNAVRHAHKDKPNLPILLRLEVKDRDFALEIWDYGEGFDMSNYYAPNPLEKQEGGYGWLIMNRLMDKVDYQLQIDGANCLKLEATLPELVK; encoded by the coding sequence GTGAAAAGTGAGCTTCATGTACCAAGTGACTTGAATTTTCTGAATATTGTCGAAAACTGGTTGCTGGGATGTTTGAAAATTCAGTTAGGAGAATCTGTAGATTGGTCGCGGCAATCAAGTCGTTTAAGATTGGCTTTGGTGGAAGCTTACTCAAATGCTGTCCGTCATGCCCACAAAGATAAACCAAATCTACCGATTTTATTGCGTTTAGAAGTCAAGGATCGGGATTTTGCCCTAGAAATTTGGGACTACGGCGAAGGATTTGATATGTCTAACTATTACGCTCCAAACCCATTGGAAAAACAAGAAGGTGGTTATGGTTGGCTGATTATGAATCGTCTCATGGATAAAGTAGATTACCAGTTGCAGATTGATGGTGCTAACTGTCTCAAGTTGGAGGCTACTTTACCCGAATTAGTCAAATAG
- a CDS encoding WecB/TagA/CpsF family glycosyltransferase codes for MSKGDRAFSVLGIPVHVMANYPGWLLECLQQGRGIHVVTLNAEMTMQAEQNQFLAQIIKNAELVIPDGAGVVLYLRWLLWQKVQRFPGIELAETLLQELGKQQTGAKVFFYGAAPGVASSAADFWQQQIPDLSIVGTHSGYHSPEEEAQLKQTLAQLQPQVIFVGLGVPRQELWIAENRHLCPQAIWIGVGGSFDIWSGTKTRAPAWLGNNNLEWLYRLYQEPWRWRRMLALPAFAVKSFVYRLTAKGAIS; via the coding sequence ATGTCTAAAGGCGATCGAGCATTTTCAGTATTGGGAATACCAGTTCATGTGATGGCCAACTATCCAGGCTGGTTATTAGAATGTCTACAACAAGGCAGAGGAATTCATGTAGTAACGCTCAATGCAGAAATGACTATGCAGGCAGAGCAGAATCAATTCCTCGCTCAGATCATTAAAAATGCTGAACTAGTAATTCCAGATGGAGCCGGGGTTGTTCTGTATTTGCGGTGGCTATTATGGCAAAAAGTGCAGCGTTTTCCTGGTATTGAACTGGCAGAAACACTTTTGCAAGAACTTGGGAAACAGCAGACAGGAGCAAAGGTATTTTTCTATGGAGCAGCGCCTGGAGTAGCCTCAAGTGCGGCAGACTTCTGGCAGCAGCAAATTCCCGATTTGAGTATAGTCGGAACTCACTCAGGCTACCATTCCCCAGAAGAAGAAGCACAATTGAAACAAACTCTCGCTCAATTGCAGCCACAAGTAATTTTTGTCGGTTTGGGAGTACCACGTCAAGAGTTATGGATTGCCGAAAACCGCCATTTGTGTCCTCAAGCAATTTGGATTGGCGTTGGCGGTAGTTTTGATATTTGGTCGGGAACTAAAACTCGCGCTCCCGCCTGGTTAGGAAATAATAATTTGGAATGGTTGTATCGGCTTTATCAAGAGCCTTGGCGTTGGCGGCGAATGTTGGCTTTGCCAGCGTTTGCGGTAAAATCGTTTGTTTATCGTTTGACAGCAAAAGGGGCAATTAGTTAA
- a CDS encoding armadillo-type fold-containing protein, with the protein MAQASSSWQQLIDRIPNWNWSHPLFKTKGATKQQTFKRFSGPGGFLGFLTIIVAMLLWNWKLLLALLIGVGVMVLVYSMQEWNWQLHWSKIRKFLNSSNRRLALAVISGGLATVSTYMAAAIWVESHSSWIAAGAIVQGVGTLLTLILLVWQFVNFYENREEDHLEQLLVNLTDKDPLKRLIALRQLTKFISRQRVDSSVQQDVAECLQLLLSREQEVAIREAAFKILQVCDGLRPTGDHRLQVLPPKTAATFIPVSAKAKHQVY; encoded by the coding sequence TTGGCACAGGCTTCATCTTCTTGGCAGCAATTGATCGACCGGATTCCCAACTGGAACTGGTCGCATCCATTGTTCAAGACAAAGGGAGCTACAAAGCAACAAACATTTAAGCGTTTCTCTGGCCCTGGGGGCTTTCTTGGGTTCCTGACAATCATTGTTGCTATGTTGTTATGGAACTGGAAACTGCTATTAGCTCTCTTAATCGGCGTTGGCGTAATGGTATTGGTTTACTCAATGCAGGAGTGGAACTGGCAATTGCACTGGTCTAAGATCCGTAAGTTCTTAAACAGTTCAAATCGTCGGTTAGCTTTAGCAGTCATTAGTGGTGGTCTTGCTACTGTCAGCACTTACATGGCTGCGGCAATTTGGGTTGAATCTCACAGTTCCTGGATTGCGGCTGGTGCTATTGTTCAAGGCGTGGGAACCTTGTTAACTTTAATTTTATTGGTATGGCAATTTGTCAACTTCTATGAAAATCGAGAAGAAGACCACCTCGAGCAGTTGTTGGTCAATTTAACAGACAAAGATCCATTGAAACGCTTGATTGCCCTACGTCAACTAACTAAATTCATCAGCCGTCAGCGAGTTGATTCTTCAGTGCAGCAAGATGTTGCCGAATGCTTGCAACTCTTACTTAGTCGAGAGCAGGAAGTTGCAATCCGAGAGGCAGCTTTTAAGATTTTACAAGTTTGCGATGGTCTCCGACCGACCGGAGACCATCGCCTACAAGTTCTACCACCCAAAACAGCAGCAACTTTCATACCCGTATCAGCAAAAGCCAAGCACCAAGTTTATTAG
- the ftsE gene encoding cell division ATP-binding protein FtsE, translating into MPVLTTQVKTDKSVHREDCESQQSVSKTTAKVALQSVSKTYANGTHALLNASLEVKKGEFLFITGPSGSGKSTLLKMLYAQELPTQGEVIVDECNIAGLRGDRLSLFRRRIGIVFQDYKLISQRTVAENVTFVLQAQGYTRKEIQRRLEPTLKLVGLLSKADCFPDQLSGGEQQRVSIARAIVGTPPLLLADEPTGNLDPDNSWQVIQILQKLNSFGATVIVTTHDEQLVRRCNHPVVQVRNGQLSRK; encoded by the coding sequence ATGCCAGTATTAACAACTCAAGTTAAGACAGATAAATCCGTTCATAGAGAGGATTGTGAAAGTCAACAGTCCGTTAGCAAGACTACTGCAAAGGTGGCATTGCAATCTGTAAGTAAGACTTATGCTAACGGCACTCACGCCTTGTTGAATGCGAGCCTTGAGGTAAAAAAGGGAGAATTTCTGTTTATCACAGGGCCAAGTGGTTCTGGTAAATCAACGCTCTTGAAAATGTTGTATGCCCAGGAGTTGCCTACACAGGGAGAAGTAATTGTTGATGAGTGTAATATAGCGGGTTTAAGGGGCGATCGCTTGTCATTATTCCGGCGACGGATTGGCATTGTGTTTCAAGACTACAAACTGATTAGCCAACGAACAGTAGCGGAAAATGTGACTTTTGTGCTGCAAGCTCAAGGGTATACCCGTAAAGAAATTCAACGACGTTTAGAACCAACTTTAAAGTTGGTGGGTTTGCTGAGTAAAGCTGACTGCTTTCCAGATCAACTATCTGGAGGAGAGCAACAGCGAGTGAGTATTGCCCGTGCGATCGTTGGAACACCACCACTGCTATTGGCAGATGAACCTACTGGAAATCTCGATCCAGATAATTCCTGGCAAGTGATCCAAATTCTCCAGAAATTAAATTCCTTTGGCGCTACAGTAATTGTTACCACCCATGATGAACAATTGGTGCGGCGGTGCAATCATCCGGTAGTGCAAGTTCGCAATGGACAACTGTCTCGAAAATAG
- a CDS encoding SpoIIE family protein phosphatase — MAETGVEKLKLMVVDDEPDNLDLLYRTFRRDFQVYKANHAFSALEILDQFGEMAVIISDQRMPEMNGTEFFSRTVERFPDTIRILLTGFTDVEDLVDAINSGQVFKYITKPWNPDKLRALVEQATDTYRVVKKRTQELRRALQRESLFNAVTTAIRESLDYDSMLQKIVATIGQTFDATSCLLRPVEGDRLIQDQFSYHDPKSKVSDCFFDSSILIEKVLETRHYQLTQEIYEGNPCHHLVVPLSYQQHLLAVLALHQWGRDRPWQDEDIQLIAGVAEQAALALSQAKLYQRLQEKQQQIHNELEVARQIQYNLLRQSLPDIKGVKVQACCYPAREVGGDFFEVFVHPKGDLWLAVGDVSGKGVPAALFMASIISVLRRELSQETPAEPNVVMQNLNHALSEDLISNNYFVTLVLACYTPSTKELVYTNAGHIYPLLWSRQDALANNPHYLKVRSVPLGILPKWQAQSGRLVLAAGDTLLLASDGITEAMISNNSDLTVKTGSDVEVINRSMLNQDGLWQLLQQEEQPLSLNHLLARIQADNNVQEDDQTILSLEIL; from the coding sequence ATGGCTGAGACAGGGGTGGAAAAACTTAAGCTCATGGTGGTAGATGATGAGCCAGATAACCTAGATTTACTCTACCGCACTTTTAGGCGAGATTTTCAAGTATATAAAGCCAATCATGCCTTTAGCGCTCTGGAAATCTTGGATCAATTTGGCGAAATGGCGGTGATTATTTCTGACCAACGAATGCCAGAAATGAATGGCACCGAATTTTTTAGTCGCACCGTAGAGCGCTTTCCAGACACAATAAGGATTTTGTTAACTGGTTTTACTGATGTCGAAGATTTGGTGGATGCCATTAACTCTGGTCAGGTATTCAAGTACATTACCAAACCTTGGAATCCAGATAAACTGCGGGCATTAGTTGAGCAAGCCACTGATACATATCGCGTAGTTAAGAAGCGCACCCAAGAGTTGCGTCGGGCCTTACAGCGAGAATCTTTGTTTAATGCGGTAACAACTGCAATTCGGGAGTCTTTAGACTACGACAGTATGCTGCAAAAAATTGTAGCAACCATTGGACAAACATTTGACGCTACCAGTTGCTTGCTCAGACCAGTAGAGGGCGATCGCCTGATCCAAGATCAGTTCTCATACCACGATCCAAAATCCAAGGTATCAGATTGCTTCTTCGACTCCAGTATTTTAATTGAAAAAGTGCTGGAAACCCGTCATTATCAACTTACTCAAGAAATATACGAGGGCAACCCCTGTCACCATCTGGTTGTGCCACTTAGCTACCAACAGCATTTGTTGGCTGTGCTGGCCCTCCACCAATGGGGACGCGATCGCCCTTGGCAAGATGAGGACATCCAACTAATTGCAGGTGTTGCGGAACAAGCAGCCTTAGCCCTCTCTCAAGCAAAACTCTACCAGCGCCTCCAAGAAAAGCAACAGCAGATTCATAATGAGTTGGAGGTGGCTCGGCAAATTCAATACAACTTGCTACGTCAAAGTTTACCTGACATCAAAGGTGTGAAAGTGCAAGCCTGCTGTTACCCAGCCCGGGAAGTAGGAGGCGATTTCTTTGAAGTATTTGTTCATCCCAAAGGCGATTTATGGTTAGCAGTAGGTGATGTCTCTGGTAAGGGCGTACCAGCAGCTTTATTTATGGCTAGTATTATTTCAGTTTTGCGCCGGGAATTATCTCAAGAAACACCAGCCGAGCCGAATGTGGTCATGCAAAACCTCAATCACGCTCTGAGTGAAGATTTAATTAGCAATAATTATTTCGTCACTCTTGTGTTAGCTTGTTATACCCCTAGTACTAAGGAACTGGTTTACACAAACGCTGGTCATATCTATCCACTGCTATGGTCGCGCCAAGACGCTTTAGCCAACAATCCTCATTACCTCAAAGTCCGCAGCGTGCCTTTGGGAATCTTACCCAAGTGGCAGGCACAGTCTGGTCGTTTGGTTCTTGCTGCTGGAGACACATTGTTACTAGCCAGTGATGGGATTACAGAAGCAATGATTTCAAATAATTCTGATTTAACAGTAAAAACCGGATCTGATGTTGAGGTAATTAACCGTTCTATGTTAAACCAAGATGGTCTTTGGCAACTGTTACAACAAGAGGAACAACCGCTTTCTCTCAACCATTTACTAGCTCGCATCCAGGCAGATAATAACGTTCAAGAAGACGATCAAACTATACTTTCGCTGGAGATTTTGTAA